The following proteins are encoded in a genomic region of Glycine max cultivar Williams 82 chromosome 18, Glycine_max_v4.0, whole genome shotgun sequence:
- the LOC100500353 gene encoding imidazole glycerol phosphate synthase hisHF, chloroplastic codes for MEAPPPFASSSSSSLFSLRNKPLSSPTITHFGNTKPSKSFSVRASSSRDSVVTLLDYGAGNVRSVRNAIRFLGFEIKDVQTPQDILNASRLVFPGVGAFAAAMEVLSKTGMDEALCSYIDKDRPFLGICLGLQLLFESSEENGPVKGLGLIPGTVGRFDSSNGFRVPHIGWNALQITEDSGILDDVGNHHVYFVHSYRAMPSDDNNEWISSTCDYGDKFIASIRRGNVHAVQFHPEKSGDVGLSILGRFLNPKSNMAKKPGEGKASKLAKRVIACLDVRTNDKGDLVVTKGDQYDVREHTKENEVRNLGKPVDLAGQYYKDGADEVSFLNITGFRDFPLGDLPMLQVLRYTSENVFVPLTVGGGIRDFTDSTGRYYSSLEVASEYFRSGADKISIGSDAVYAAEEYLKTGVKTGKTSLEQISRVYGNQAVVVSIDPRRVYVKDPNDVQLKTIRVSSPGSNGEEYAWYQCTVNGGREGRPIGAYELAKAVEELGAGEILLNCIDCDGQGKGFDVDLIKLISDAVSIPVIASSGAGAPEHFSEVFYKTNASAALAAGIFHRKEVPIQSVKEHLLKEGIEVRI; via the exons ATGGAGGCGCCGCCGCcatttgcttcttcttcctcttcctctctcttttctcttcgCAACAAGCCACTCTCATCCCCCACAATCACCCATTTCGGCAACACCAAACCATCGAAGAGTTTCTCGGTTCGTGCCTCCTCTTCTAGGGATTCTG TTGTGACTTTGCTTGATTACGGTGCTGGCAATGTTCGGAGTGTCAGGAATGCAATCAGATTCCTCGGGTTTGAGATCAAAGAT GTGCAAACTCCGCAAGATATTCTGAATGCAAGTAGGTTAGTTTTTCCTGGCGTTGGAGCATTTGCTGCTGCTATGGAGGTGTTAAGCAAAactgg AATGGATGAAGCACTATGTTCATATATTGACAAGGATCGTCCATTTTTGGGCATTTGTCTTGGACTTCAACTACTTTTTGAATCTAGTGAGGAGAATGGACCAG TAAAAGGTCTTGGCTTAATACCCGGAACTGTTGGGCGATTTGACTCATCAAATGGTTTTAGAGTACCACATATTGGCTGGAATGCTTTACAAATCACCGAGGACTCGGGAATTTTGGATGATGTTGGAAATCACCATGTCTATTTTGTGCACTCTTATCGTGCCATGCCT tCAGATGACAACAATGAGTGGATATCCTCCACCTGTGACTATGGTGACAAATTTATAGCATCTATTAGAAGAGGAAATGTGCATGCAGTTCAATTCCATCCAGAGAAGAGTGGAG ATGTTGGCCTCTCTATTTTGGGAAGATTCTTGAATCCAAAGTCAAACATGGCAAAG AAGCCTGGGGAAGGCAAAGCTTCAAAACTTGCAAAAAGG GTGATTGCTTGTCTCGATGTGAGAACAAATGATAAGGGGGACCTTGTTGTAACCAAAGGAGACCAGTATGATGTAAGAGAACATACAAAAGAGAATGAG GTAAGAAATCTTGGCAAGCCAGTTGATCTTGCTGGACAGTACTATAAAGATGGAGCTGATGAG GTCAGCTTTCTAAATATTACTGGATTTCGCGACTTCCCTCTTGGTGATTTACCGATGCTGCAG GTATTGCGATACACATCAGAAAATGTTTTTGTACCCTTAACAGTTGGGGGAGGAATTAGAGATTTCACAGATTCAACTGGGAG GTACTATTCTAGTTTGGAAGTTGCTTCTGAATACTTTAGGTCTGGGGCTGATAAGATTTCCATTGGAAGTGATGCAGTTTATGCTGCAGAAGAATATTTAAAAACCGGA GTAAAGACTGGGAAGACCAGCTTGGAGCAGATATCAAGAGTTTATGGGAATCAG GCAGTGGTTGTTAGTATCGATCCCCGTAGAGTGTATGTAAAGGATCCTAATGATGTGCAATTGAAGACCATAAGGGTTTCAAGTCCAG GTTCAAATGGAGAGGAATATGCATGGTATCAATGTACa GTTAATGGGGGACGAGAGGGCCGGCCAATTGGTGCTTATGAACTAGCAAAAGCAGTTGAAGAGCTTGGTGCTGGTGAAATACTACTTAATTGCATTGATTGCGACG GTCAAGGGAAAGGATTTGATGTAGATTTAATTAAGTTGATATCAGATGCTGTAAGTATCCCTGTTATCGCAAGTAGCGGTGCTGGTGCTCCTGAACACTTCTCTGAGGTGTTCTATAAAACAAATGCATCAGCAGCACTTGCTGCTGGCATTTTTCACAGGAAAGAG GTGCCTATTCAGTCGGTAAAAGAGCATTTGTTGAAGGAAGGCATAGAAGTTCGAATATGA
- the LOC100782760 gene encoding disease resistance protein RPM1, which yields MEKLQEIAASLAVDYLLPPLKKAVNSVMEVPKDVADMKDKLDRIQAIIHDVDKMAAAEEGNSHDGLKAKLKQLVETSFCMEDIADEYMIHEEKQLGDDPGCAALPCKAIDFVKTTASRLQFAYMNEDVKSEFRGIKERNESEDSSQIQSSGGNQNIPFDNLRMAPLYLKEAEVVGFDGPRDTLEKWLKEGRKKRTVISVVGMGGLGKTTLAKKVFDKVRNHFTLHAWITVSQSYTIEGLLRDMLLNFVEEEKRVDHASMDKKSLIDQVRKHLHHKRYVVVFDDVWNTLFWQEMEFALIDDENGSRILMTTRNQDVVNSCKRSAVIKVHELQPLTLEKSLELFYTKAFGSDFDGHCPSNLKDISTEIVKKCQGLPLAIVVIGGLLFNEKREILKWQRFYQNLSSELGKNLSLSPVKKILDFSYHDLPYNLKPCFLYFGIYPEDYKVERGRLIPQLIAEGFVKSEATKTLEEVAEKYLNELIQRSLVQVSSFTKGGKIKSCGVHDLVHEIIREKNQDLSFCHSASERENLPRSGMIRRLTIASGSNNLMGSVVNSNIRSLHVFSDEELSESSVERMPTNYRLLRVLHFEGDSLHNYVRLTENFGDLSLLTYLSFRNSKIVNLPKSVGVLHNLETLDLRESGVRRMPREIYKLKKLRHLLVYDKLFGFLGGLQMEGGIGDLTSLQTLRDMDADHVTEEVMKGLERLTQLRVLGLTCVRGQFKSSLCSLINKMQRLDKLYITVSTFRSINLQFDVCAPVLQKVRIVGGLKEFPNWVAKLQNLVTLSLTRTRLTDDPLPLLKDLPYLSSLFINHSAYKGEVLQFPNRGFQNLKQILLRRLYGLKSIVIEDGALPSLEKFKLVDIHPLKKLPSGLNKLPKLEVFHVIDMSYEFEENFHLNRGQRQWIIE from the coding sequence ATGGAGAAGTTGCAGGAAATTGCAGCATCCTTGGCTGTTGATTATTTGCTTCCACCCTTGAAGAAAGCTGTGAACTCAGTCATGGAGGTTCCAAAAGATGTTGCAGACATGAAAGACAAACTTGATAGGATTCAAGCCATCATTCATGATGTAGATAAGATGGCAGCAGCTGAAGAAGGCAACTCACATGATGGTCTCAAAGCAAAGCTGAAGCAGCTTGTGGAAACATCTTTTTGCATGGAAGATATCGCTGATGAATACATGATCCATGAGGAAAAGCAGCTTGGTGATGATCCTGGATGTGCAGCTTTACCTTGTAAGGCTATTGATTTCGTCAAAACTACGGCCTCTCGTCTTCAATTTGCATACATGAACGAGGACGTGAAATCCGAATTTCGTGGAATCAAGGAAAGGAATGAAAGTGAAGATAGCTCCCAAATCCAATCTTCTGGAGGAAACCAAAACATCCCGTTCGATAACCTTCGAATGGCTCCTCTGTATCTTAAGGAGGCTGAGGTTGTGGGCTTTGACGGCCCTAGAGATACATTGGAAAAATGGTTGAAAGAGGGGCGAAAAAAGCGCACTGTAATCTCTGTGGTAGGAATGGGAGGACTCGGAAAAACTACTCTTGCCAAGAAAGTTTTTGACAAAGTCCGAAATCATTTCACTCTCCATGCATGGATCACAGTGTCTCAATCCTACACCATAGAAGGACTGTTGAGGGATATGTTGCTCAACTttgtagaagaagaaaaaagagtggATCATGCTTCAATGGATAAAAAATCATTGATAGATCAAGTGAGAAAGCACTTGCACCACAAGAggtatgttgttgtgtttgatgaCGTGTGGAATACTCTTTTTTGGCAAGAAATGGAGTTTGCTTTAATTGATGATGAAAATGGAAGTAGGATATTAATGACAACCAGAAATCAGGATGTTGTTAATTCCTGTAAGAGATCTGCTGTTATTAAAGTGCATGAGCTGCAACCTTTAACTCTTGAAAAATCATTGGAATTGTTTTATACAAAGGCATTTGGATCTGACTTTGATGGACATTGTCCAAGCAATCTTAAGGACATATCCACAGAAATTGTTAAAAAGTGTCAAGGTTTACCACTAGCAATTGTGGTCATTGGTGGTCTTTTATTCAACGAAAAAAGAGAAATTCTTAAATGGCAGAGGTTTTATCAGAATCTAAGTTCTGAACTAGGGAAAAATCTCAGTTTATCTCCCGTGAAAAAGATTTTGGATTTCAGTTATCATGATTTGCCTTACAATCTCAAACCATGCTTCTTGTATTTCGGAATATATCCAGAAGATTATAAAGTTGAACGCGGGAGATTGATTCCACAATTGATAGCTGAGGGGTTTGTCAAATCTGAAGCAACAAAAACTTTAGAGGAAGTggcagaaaaatatttaaatgagttGATCCAAAGAAGTTTGGTTCAAGTATCTTCATTTACTAAGGGTGGCAAAATTAAAAGCTGTGGTGTTCATGACCTAGTACATGAAATTATCCGTGAGAAAAATCAAGATTTAAGCTTTTGTCATTCTGCAAGTGAGCGTGAGAACTTGCCAAGAAGTGGGATGATTCGTCGCCTAACAATAGCATCCGGTTCCAACAATTTGATGGGAAGTGTTGTAAACTCAAACATTCGATCACTTCATGTTTTTAGTGATGAAGAATTATCAGAATCCTCGGTTGAGAGAATGCCTACAAACTACAGGTTATTAAGGGTACTTCATTTTGAAGGCGATTCACTGCATAATTATGTTCGGCTCACAGAAAATTTTGGGGATTTATCCCTTTTGACGTACTTAAGCTTCAGAAATTCAAAGATAGTAAATCTTCCAAAATCAGTAGGCGTGTTGCACAACCTAGAAACATTGGATCTAAGAGAATCAGGGGTGCGTAGGATGCCAAGAGAGATCTACAAGCTTAAAAAGTTAAGACATCTCCTAGTTTATGATAAGTTGTTTGGTTTCTTGGGTGGGCTTCAAATGGAGGGTGGCATTGGAGATCTAACGTCGCTACAAACACTACGTGATATGGATGCAGACCATGTTACAGAAGAAGTAATGAAAGGGTTGGAAAGACTTACACAATTAAGGGTGTTGGGCTTGACCTGTGTTCGGGGACAATTCAAAAGTTCTCTGTGCTCCTTGATAAACAAGATGCAACGCCTGGACAAGTTATACATTACTGTATCAACATTTAGGTCCATTAATTTGCAATTTGATGTATGTGCACCTGTACTTCAGAAGGTTCGCATTGTAGGGGGGTTAAAGGAGTTCCCAAACTGGGTTGCCAAGCTCCAAAATCTTGTTACGTTGTCCTTGACACGCACCCGTTTGACTGATGATCCATTGCCACTACTTAAAGACCTACCATATTTGTCGTCCCTCTTTATTAATCATAGTGCATACAAGGGTGAGGTTTTGCAGTTCCCAAACAGGGGGTTTCAGAACCTAAAGCAAATACTACTGAGACGCTTGTATGGTTTGAAATCCATTGTTATTGAAGATGGAGCATTGCCTTCTCTCGAAAAGTTCAAGTTAGTTGATATTCACCCACTGAAGAAGTTGCCTTCGGGTCTCAACAAGTTACCAAAGCTTGAGGTTTTCCATGTTATTGATATGTCATATGAATTTGAAGAAAACTTTCATCTCAACAGAGGACAACGTCAATGGATAATAGAATGA